In Amycolatopsis jiangsuensis, the following proteins share a genomic window:
- a CDS encoding Crp/Fnr family transcriptional regulator, with protein sequence MDETLARAGIFQGVEPAAAEALAQTLESVEFPRGHVIFNEGEPGDKLYIIQSGKVKIGRKSPDGRENLLGIFGPSDMFGELSIFDPGPRTSSATTVTEVRAVTMDRPALRQWISTRPEIAEQLLRVVARRLRRTNNMVAELIFTDVPGRVARALLQLAQRFGSQEAGLLRVTHDLTQEEIAQYVGASRETVNKALADFAHRGWLRLEGKSVLILDPERLARRAR encoded by the coding sequence GTGGACGAAACCCTGGCCCGTGCGGGCATTTTCCAGGGTGTGGAGCCGGCAGCGGCGGAGGCGCTGGCCCAGACCTTGGAATCCGTGGAGTTCCCCCGCGGCCACGTCATCTTCAACGAGGGCGAACCGGGCGACAAGCTGTACATCATCCAGTCCGGCAAGGTGAAGATCGGCCGCAAGTCCCCGGACGGCCGGGAGAACCTGCTGGGCATCTTCGGCCCGTCCGACATGTTCGGCGAGCTGTCCATCTTCGACCCCGGCCCCCGCACGTCGAGCGCGACCACGGTCACCGAGGTCCGCGCGGTCACCATGGACCGCCCGGCCCTGCGCCAGTGGATCTCGACCCGCCCGGAGATCGCCGAGCAGCTGCTGCGCGTGGTCGCCCGCCGTCTGCGCCGCACGAACAACATGGTCGCCGAGCTGATCTTCACCGACGTGCCCGGCCGCGTGGCCCGTGCCCTGCTGCAGCTGGCCCAGCGCTTCGGCAGCCAGGAAGCCGGCCTGCTGCGCGTGACGCACGACCTCACGCAGGAGGAGATCGCCCAGTACGTGGGCGCTTCCCGCGAGACCGTGAACAAGGCCCTCGCCGACTTCGCCCACCGCGGCTGGCTCCGCCTGGAGGGCAAGAGCGTGCTGATCCTTGACCCGGAACGGCTGGCCCGCCGGGCCCGCTGA
- the nth gene encoding endonuclease III encodes MKRCLDQVYPHAEAELDFTNPLELLVAVVLSAQTTDVRVNMVTPALFARYRTAADYAGADRTELEEFLRPTGFFRAKANSVMGLGAALVERFDGAVPGKLDDLVTLPGVGRKTANVVLGNAFDVPGITVDTHFGRLVRRWGWTAEEDPVKVEHAVGELIPRKEWTTLSNRVIFHGRRVCHSRKPACGACPLRRDCPSFGAGPTEFEIAAKLVKGEEREHILELAARG; translated from the coding sequence ATGAAACGTTGCCTCGACCAGGTGTATCCGCACGCGGAAGCCGAGCTGGACTTCACCAACCCGCTGGAGCTGCTGGTCGCGGTCGTGTTGTCCGCGCAGACCACCGATGTCCGCGTGAACATGGTCACCCCCGCCCTGTTCGCCAGGTACCGCACGGCCGCGGACTACGCGGGCGCGGACCGCACCGAACTCGAGGAGTTCCTGCGCCCGACCGGGTTCTTCCGCGCGAAGGCCAATTCGGTGATGGGTCTCGGTGCGGCGCTCGTCGAGCGGTTCGACGGCGCGGTGCCGGGGAAGCTGGACGACCTGGTCACGCTCCCCGGGGTGGGTCGCAAAACCGCGAACGTCGTGCTCGGCAACGCTTTCGACGTGCCGGGAATCACAGTGGACACGCACTTCGGCCGGCTCGTGCGCCGGTGGGGCTGGACCGCCGAAGAGGACCCGGTCAAGGTCGAGCACGCGGTCGGTGAGCTGATCCCGCGTAAGGAATGGACGACGCTGTCGAATCGCGTGATCTTCCACGGCCGGCGCGTCTGCCACTCCCGCAAACCGGCCTGTGGCGCGTGCCCGTTGCGCCGGGACTGCCCGTCGTTCGGCGCCGGTCCCACCGAGTTCGAGATCGCCGCGAAGCTGGTGAAGGGCGAGGAGCGCGAGCACATCCTCGAGCTGGCGGCGCGCGGGTGA
- a CDS encoding MFS transporter, which translates to MSQSVHSEGRTTLADYRAALTAPGARRPAVASVLARLPIAMVGISALLYVQRETGSFADAGLVSASSLVGVSVGAVIQGRLIDRFGPTRPLLAVAALLAVSMTALATAIEAHAATFVLVALAAATGLSEPMVGSASRALWTKLLPAGQARNAALSYEAISMEAFFILGPGIAGLLVTAPWPGTGMVIGSATMVVGAVLFALSPAVRAWGPAPHAKTPLLGALAGSGMRTLALAALGFGMVIGFVEVAVPAAATESGHASLGGLLLSAWSLSSVVFGVAYSLHPWPRKLGLRLPLLLSGFGALVALLALPSSLWGLALLMLLAGAMITPQSTTHSAAIEVVAPGGTAAEAFGWVLTAVTLGLSAGQSVSGYLVEHSGPGAAFLAAGVAGVALAAIVWLLRGTVRAPLAPSGTPELVTAGR; encoded by the coding sequence GTGTCCCAGTCTGTTCACTCCGAAGGCCGCACCACGCTCGCCGACTACCGCGCCGCGCTGACCGCGCCCGGCGCTCGTCGTCCGGCGGTCGCGTCGGTGCTGGCCCGGCTGCCGATCGCGATGGTCGGCATCTCGGCGCTGCTCTACGTGCAGCGCGAGACCGGCTCGTTCGCCGACGCCGGACTGGTCTCGGCCAGCTCGCTCGTGGGCGTCTCGGTGGGCGCGGTGATCCAGGGACGGCTGATCGACCGGTTCGGCCCGACGCGCCCACTGCTGGCCGTGGCCGCGTTGCTCGCGGTGTCGATGACCGCGCTCGCGACCGCGATCGAGGCGCACGCCGCGACCTTCGTCCTGGTCGCGCTGGCCGCGGCGACCGGTCTTTCCGAGCCGATGGTCGGCTCCGCCTCACGTGCGCTGTGGACGAAGCTGCTGCCCGCCGGACAGGCGCGCAACGCCGCCCTTTCCTACGAAGCGATCAGCATGGAGGCGTTCTTCATCCTCGGCCCGGGTATCGCCGGCTTGCTGGTCACGGCTCCGTGGCCGGGCACCGGAATGGTGATCGGTTCGGCGACGATGGTCGTCGGGGCCGTCTTGTTCGCGCTGAGCCCCGCTGTGCGCGCTTGGGGGCCCGCGCCGCACGCGAAGACGCCGTTGCTCGGTGCGCTGGCCGGGTCCGGCATGCGCACGCTCGCGCTGGCCGCGCTGGGTTTCGGCATGGTGATCGGCTTCGTGGAGGTCGCGGTGCCCGCCGCCGCGACGGAATCCGGGCACGCATCGTTGGGCGGCCTGCTGCTGTCCGCGTGGTCGCTGAGTTCGGTGGTGTTCGGGGTGGCCTACAGCCTGCACCCGTGGCCACGGAAGCTCGGACTGCGACTTCCGTTGCTGCTGAGCGGTTTCGGTGCGCTGGTGGCATTGCTGGCGCTGCCCTCGTCGCTGTGGGGGCTGGCGCTGCTGATGCTGCTGGCGGGCGCGATGATCACACCGCAGTCGACCACGCATTCGGCGGCGATCGAGGTCGTCGCCCCTGGCGGCACCGCGGCCGAGGCGTTCGGCTGGGTGCTGACGGCGGTCACGCTGGGTCTGTCGGCCGGTCAGTCGGTGAGCGGCTACCTCGTCGAGCACTCGGGACCCGGTGCCGCGTTCCTCGCCGCGGGCGTGGCCGGAGTCGCGCTGGCTGCGATCGTGTGGCTGCTGCGCGGGACGGTGCGTGCCCCGCTTGCACCCTCCGGCACCCCGGAACTGGTCACCGCCGGGCGCTGA
- a CDS encoding TlpA family protein disulfide reductase, translating to MTTATRWALGVAVLVVAVLVAVLTFRGGDDKSAPVASGDLSAARAQAKLRACPPATGAPVAQLAGIQADCLGDGARVDVAKVLGGKPTLVNVWASWCQPCRTELPVLDRYAGEPGAVRVLGVQIASPAEDGLGLFTRLGVHFPSLYDGGGQTGPIRAALKVPSSLPASYLVTASGQVRFITTPRLFDSTEQVRAAVKDFS from the coding sequence GTGACCACAGCGACCAGGTGGGCATTGGGCGTCGCGGTGCTGGTGGTCGCGGTACTGGTCGCGGTGCTCACGTTCCGTGGTGGCGACGACAAATCCGCTCCTGTCGCGAGCGGGGACCTCTCCGCGGCGCGTGCGCAGGCGAAGCTGCGGGCCTGCCCGCCCGCCACCGGCGCGCCGGTGGCACAGCTCGCCGGCATCCAGGCGGACTGCCTCGGCGACGGCGCTCGCGTCGACGTCGCCAAGGTCCTCGGCGGGAAGCCCACCCTGGTCAACGTGTGGGCTTCGTGGTGCCAGCCGTGTCGCACGGAGCTGCCGGTGCTCGATCGCTACGCCGGCGAGCCGGGGGCCGTGCGGGTGCTGGGCGTGCAGATCGCGAGCCCCGCCGAGGACGGTCTCGGCCTGTTCACGCGGCTCGGCGTGCACTTCCCGTCGCTTTACGACGGCGGTGGCCAGACCGGCCCGATCCGTGCCGCTCTCAAGGTGCCCTCGTCGTTGCCGGCCTCCTACCTGGTCACCGCGAGCGGGCAGGTCCGGTTCATCACCACCCCACGGTTGTTCGACAGCACTGAGCAGGTGCGTGCCGCTGTGAAGGACTTCTCATGA
- a CDS encoding RidA family protein has translation MTWSERLAELGIELPGVAAPLAAYVPAVRSGSHVYTSGQLPFVDGVLAATGKVGAEVSPEEAKGHARTAVLNALAAVHALQGVDSITRIVKVVGFVASTDGFTGQPAVVNGASELLGEVFGDAGVHARSAVGVAELPIGAPVEVELIVEVE, from the coding sequence GTGACCTGGAGCGAACGGCTCGCCGAGCTCGGTATCGAACTTCCCGGAGTCGCCGCACCGCTGGCCGCGTACGTGCCGGCCGTGCGCAGCGGCTCGCACGTCTACACCTCCGGCCAGCTGCCGTTCGTCGACGGCGTGCTCGCCGCGACCGGCAAGGTCGGCGCGGAGGTCAGCCCCGAGGAGGCGAAGGGGCACGCGCGCACGGCGGTGCTCAACGCGCTCGCCGCGGTGCACGCGCTCCAGGGTGTCGATTCGATCACCCGGATCGTCAAGGTGGTCGGCTTCGTCGCGTCCACGGACGGCTTCACCGGCCAGCCCGCGGTGGTCAACGGGGCGTCCGAGCTGCTCGGTGAGGTGTTCGGCGACGCCGGGGTGCACGCGCGCTCCGCGGTCGGCGTCGCGGAGCTCCCGATCGGGGCGCCGGTGGAGGTCGAACTGATCGTGGAGGTGGAGTGA
- a CDS encoding ArsA-related P-loop ATPase: protein MTTPPAGWTDELTRARLHFVTGKGGTGKTTLAAALGLALARDGRRVLLIEVEGRQGIAQLFDTEPLPYAEQRIAAVPGGGELRALHIDVEAALLEYFEMFYNLGFAGRTLRRMGAIEFATTLAPGLRDVLLTGKIKECVGRTESDGRHTYDAVVVDAPPTGRVVKFLDVTKALTDLAKTGPIRGQADGVVRLLHSGQTAVHLTTLLEEMPVRETVEAVAELDGADLRPGAVLVNRVRPPRLPARSVTAAADGRVDAARVRSGLASAGLKLPDETLDALVEETVEHAVRVAAEQRAREQLAEADLPTLELPESTDGVDVAALYELAEALQEQGVR from the coding sequence GTGACCACACCCCCCGCCGGCTGGACCGACGAGCTCACCAGGGCCCGGCTGCACTTCGTCACCGGCAAGGGCGGCACCGGCAAGACCACACTCGCCGCGGCGCTGGGCCTCGCGCTCGCCCGCGACGGACGCCGGGTGCTGCTGATCGAGGTCGAGGGACGCCAGGGCATCGCCCAGCTCTTCGACACCGAGCCCCTGCCGTACGCGGAGCAGCGCATCGCCGCGGTACCGGGCGGGGGTGAGTTGCGCGCGCTGCACATCGACGTCGAAGCGGCGCTGCTCGAGTACTTCGAGATGTTCTACAACCTCGGTTTCGCCGGCCGCACCCTGCGCCGGATGGGTGCGATCGAGTTCGCCACCACGCTCGCCCCCGGCCTGCGCGACGTGCTGCTCACCGGGAAGATCAAGGAGTGCGTCGGCCGCACCGAATCCGACGGCAGGCACACCTACGACGCGGTGGTGGTCGACGCGCCGCCGACCGGTCGCGTGGTGAAGTTCCTCGACGTCACGAAGGCGCTCACCGACCTCGCCAAGACCGGTCCGATCCGCGGCCAGGCCGACGGGGTCGTACGGCTGCTGCACTCCGGCCAGACCGCGGTGCACCTCACCACACTGTTGGAGGAGATGCCGGTCCGCGAGACCGTCGAGGCGGTGGCCGAGCTGGACGGCGCCGACCTGCGGCCGGGTGCGGTGCTGGTCAACCGGGTCCGTCCGCCGCGGCTGCCGGCGCGCTCGGTGACCGCGGCCGCGGACGGCCGGGTGGACGCGGCGCGGGTGCGCTCCGGGCTCGCGTCGGCCGGGCTGAAGCTGCCGGACGAGACGCTGGACGCGCTCGTCGAGGAGACCGTGGAGCACGCCGTGCGGGTGGCTGCCGAGCAGCGTGCCAGGGAACAGCTCGCGGAGGCCGACCTGCCGACGCTGGAGCTGCCGGAGAGCACCGACGGCGTCGACGTGGCCGCGCTCTACGAACTCGCCGAGGCGCTGCAGGAACAGGGGGTGCGCTGA
- a CDS encoding DUF4177 domain-containing protein yields the protein MSATTWEYATVPLLIHATKQILDQWGEDGWELVTVLPNPSGEQHVAYLKRPKS from the coding sequence ATGAGCGCGACCACATGGGAGTACGCCACCGTCCCGTTGCTGATCCACGCGACGAAGCAGATCCTCGACCAGTGGGGCGAGGACGGCTGGGAGCTGGTCACCGTGCTGCCCAACCCGAGCGGCGAACAGCACGTCGCCTACCTCAAGCGGCCGAAGAGCTGA
- a CDS encoding NUDIX hydrolase: MDRPREFVFDIPARPGIAIRDNADGPPVRPKDAATVILLRDAADGLEVFLQHRVRGMAFAGGMTVFPGGGVDPRDADASVAWAGPPPSWWGERFACDEGLARALVCAAVRETFEESGVLLAGTEDAVVADVAPYRAARKALESREISLAGFLADAGLTVRADLLRPYAHWVTPPEEPRRYDTRFFAAKLPEGQRADGATSEADAVGWQRPSAAIADAREGRRGLMPPTWLTLSELDECATAGEVLGEPRDIVKTIPKLVRDGEQVRVILDPTED, encoded by the coding sequence GTGGATCGGCCGCGTGAGTTCGTTTTCGACATCCCCGCCCGCCCGGGTATCGCGATCCGGGACAACGCCGATGGTCCGCCGGTACGGCCGAAGGACGCCGCCACGGTGATCCTGCTGCGCGACGCCGCGGACGGGCTTGAGGTCTTCCTGCAGCATCGGGTGCGCGGAATGGCGTTCGCGGGCGGGATGACCGTGTTCCCCGGCGGGGGTGTGGATCCGCGGGACGCGGACGCGTCCGTCGCCTGGGCCGGTCCGCCGCCGTCGTGGTGGGGCGAGCGGTTCGCGTGCGACGAGGGGCTCGCCCGGGCGCTCGTGTGCGCCGCGGTGCGGGAGACCTTCGAGGAGTCCGGTGTGCTGCTGGCCGGGACCGAGGATGCCGTGGTCGCCGACGTCGCGCCGTATCGTGCGGCCCGGAAAGCCTTGGAGAGCAGGGAAATCTCGTTGGCCGGGTTTCTCGCCGACGCGGGGCTCACAGTGCGCGCCGACCTGCTGCGCCCGTATGCGCACTGGGTCACGCCGCCGGAGGAGCCGCGCCGGTACGACACGCGGTTCTTCGCCGCGAAGCTGCCCGAGGGCCAGCGCGCGGACGGCGCGACGTCCGAGGCCGACGCCGTGGGCTGGCAGCGGCCGTCCGCGGCGATCGCCGACGCGCGCGAAGGCCGGCGCGGGCTGATGCCGCCGACCTGGCTCACCCTGAGCGAGCTGGACGAGTGCGCGACCGCCGGCGAGGTGCTCGGCGAGCCGCGCGACATCGTCAAGACCATCCCGAAGCTGGTCCGAGACGGGGAGCAGGTCCGCGTCATCCTCGATCCGACGGAGGACTGA
- a CDS encoding MBL fold metallo-hydrolase — protein sequence MTTPAYGVLRRVSETVSVLLENNPSTMTLEGTNSWVLRAPDAPAAVVVDPGYRDLAHLEKLACVGAVELILLTHHHPDHAEGAPWLAERTGAPVRAFDASLCLAAEPFADGDVVRGGGLDIRVLHTPGHTDDSVSLHVADQILTGDTILGRGTTVLHDLGDYLRSLRRLIDLPAGTPGLPGHGPELPDLPATAREYLAHREQRLDQVRSALQVLGADATPRQVVEIVYADVDQALWVPAEASVRAQLDYLRASEDER from the coding sequence ATGACCACCCCCGCCTACGGCGTGCTGCGCCGGGTCTCCGAGACGGTGTCGGTACTGCTCGAGAACAACCCGTCCACGATGACGCTGGAGGGCACGAACAGCTGGGTGCTGCGTGCCCCGGACGCTCCCGCCGCGGTGGTCGTCGACCCGGGATACCGGGACCTGGCGCACCTGGAGAAGCTGGCCTGCGTCGGTGCCGTCGAGCTGATCCTGCTGACCCACCACCATCCCGACCACGCCGAGGGCGCACCATGGCTGGCCGAGCGGACCGGCGCGCCGGTCCGGGCGTTCGACGCTTCGCTGTGCCTGGCGGCCGAACCGTTCGCCGACGGCGACGTGGTGCGCGGCGGTGGGCTCGACATTCGCGTGCTGCACACCCCCGGGCACACCGACGATTCGGTGTCCCTGCACGTCGCGGACCAGATCCTGACCGGCGACACGATCCTCGGCCGGGGCACCACCGTGCTGCACGACCTCGGCGACTACCTGCGCTCGCTGCGCCGGCTGATCGACCTTCCCGCGGGCACGCCGGGCCTGCCAGGGCACGGTCCGGAGCTGCCCGATCTCCCGGCCACCGCCCGCGAATACCTGGCACATCGGGAACAGCGACTGGACCAGGTGCGTTCGGCCTTGCAGGTGCTCGGCGCGGACGCGACACCCAGGCAGGTCGTCGAGATCGTCTACGCGGACGTCGACCAGGCGCTGTGGGTGCCCGCGGAAGCGAGCGTCCGGGCCCAGCTGGATTACCTGCGTGCTTCGGAGGACGAACGATGA
- a CDS encoding DNA polymerase III subunit beta — translation MDLTSLVRPLAAAANASVRLLSRQARLRLRASASGLVVSGGDRDLAVRFTSPATTHVDGEVLVPAAPFAETVRMLDVDQVRLVVEGSRLAIRMDGARFALPLLDRDLQHDLSPPDVLSEVDSAALAAAVRTVAGTAAKDDPLPLFTGVRVQSMGDELRLTASDRYRMAVARLPLRAVRQPIDVLVPAALLTEATRCGHGVLGLHADAGRFGLSWEGGIVTTAVLDAGFLSEEAIPSNAVDTEVELNAEDLAAAVRRVGLYAADRRLLTLEVGDAHVRLASARQDTGEAEETLKASVCGGRTSPTFQPRYLQDALTPFASRRIRLAIQPGLRACILTAADERELDLTYYLMPLLPR, via the coding sequence ATGGATCTGACGTCCCTCGTGCGGCCGCTGGCGGCGGCCGCGAACGCCTCGGTGCGACTGCTCTCGCGGCAGGCTCGGCTGCGGTTGCGGGCGAGCGCAAGCGGTCTGGTGGTCTCCGGCGGCGACCGCGACCTGGCCGTGCGGTTCACCAGTCCCGCGACCACGCACGTGGACGGCGAGGTGCTCGTACCGGCCGCGCCGTTCGCCGAGACCGTGCGGATGCTCGACGTCGACCAGGTCCGGCTGGTCGTCGAAGGCAGCAGACTGGCCATCCGGATGGACGGTGCGCGGTTCGCGCTGCCGTTGCTCGACCGGGATCTGCAGCACGATCTCTCGCCGCCGGACGTGCTATCCGAAGTGGACAGTGCAGCGCTGGCCGCGGCGGTGCGCACCGTCGCGGGCACGGCGGCGAAGGACGACCCGCTGCCGCTGTTCACCGGGGTACGGGTGCAGTCCATGGGCGACGAACTGCGGCTCACCGCGTCCGACCGGTACCGGATGGCGGTCGCCCGGCTACCGCTGCGCGCGGTCCGGCAGCCGATCGACGTGCTCGTTCCGGCCGCGCTGCTGACCGAAGCCACCCGCTGCGGCCACGGCGTGCTCGGCCTGCACGCCGACGCGGGGCGATTCGGGCTGAGCTGGGAAGGCGGCATCGTCACCACCGCGGTCCTCGACGCCGGATTCCTATCCGAGGAGGCGATCCCGTCGAACGCCGTCGACACCGAGGTGGAGCTGAACGCCGAAGACCTCGCCGCCGCCGTCCGCCGCGTCGGGCTCTACGCGGCGGACCGCCGGCTGCTAACCCTCGAGGTCGGCGACGCGCACGTCCGTCTGGCAAGCGCCCGCCAGGACACCGGGGAAGCAGAGGAAACCCTGAAGGCAAGCGTTTGCGGAGGCCGCACGTCGCCCACCTTCCAGCCCCGGTACCTCCAGGACGCACTGACCCCGTTCGCCAGCCGCCGAATCCGGCTGGCCATCCAGCCGGGCCTGCGCGCCTGCATCCTCACCGCAGCCGACGAACGGGAGTTGGACCTCACGTACTACCTGATGCCACTCCTGCCGAGATGA
- a CDS encoding NUDIX hydrolase gives MTTGPLVEPETVPAWLRPLVKVAGEVDSRTFTRFSPPEDLLTRAAAVLILFGERPGGPDVLLTRRADTLGSHAGQVAFPGGGAEDGDGGPVGTALREAEEETGVDPSGVLPVAVLPELFVPVSRFTVTPVLAHWRTPSPVRAVDQGETAAVARVSLADLADPANRFQVRRPGTSWKGPAFDVDGLFVWGFTAGLLSVLLSLGGWEREWDSGDVRDLDVAWAEHRARNVVPGAEEGPR, from the coding sequence ATGACGACCGGACCGCTTGTCGAACCCGAGACCGTGCCGGCCTGGCTGCGGCCGCTGGTGAAGGTGGCCGGCGAGGTGGACAGCCGCACGTTCACCCGGTTCAGCCCGCCGGAGGACCTGCTCACGCGGGCCGCCGCGGTGCTCATCCTGTTCGGCGAACGGCCGGGTGGCCCGGACGTGCTGCTCACCCGCCGGGCGGACACGCTCGGCTCCCATGCGGGCCAGGTGGCCTTTCCCGGTGGCGGCGCCGAGGACGGGGACGGCGGACCGGTCGGCACGGCCTTGCGCGAGGCCGAGGAGGAGACCGGCGTCGACCCGTCCGGCGTGCTGCCGGTCGCGGTGCTGCCGGAGCTGTTCGTGCCGGTCTCGCGGTTCACCGTCACGCCGGTGCTGGCGCACTGGCGCACGCCCTCGCCGGTGCGCGCGGTGGACCAGGGGGAGACCGCCGCGGTCGCCCGGGTTTCGCTGGCCGACCTCGCCGATCCGGCGAACCGGTTCCAGGTGCGCCGTCCCGGAACTTCGTGGAAGGGCCCGGCCTTCGACGTCGACGGCCTTTTCGTGTGGGGGTTCACCGCCGGGCTGCTGTCGGTGCTGCTCTCCCTGGGTGGCTGGGAGCGGGAATGGGACAGCGGCGACGTACGGGACCTTGACGTAGCGTGGGCCGAACACCGGGCCCGGAACGTGGTCCCGGGGGCCGAGGAGGGGCCGCGGTGA
- a CDS encoding glycosyltransferase, with amino-acid sequence MRLMFSSGAGYSHIAPMLPLALAARDAGDEVVFVTGSEALRYVEDAGLQAASVGDPRDPAAAAPIWQRARDETAQMTPEQRFSHLMAEYMVGFGAASRLDAMVEFVRDWQPDLVISNAAERAAVMAACLVEIPYVMHAIGPPKSATTMARAWEVAENLVRERGLDGLPSREHVPYLDIWPDGLPPEDVPWEYPARWPVRPAGVVPVPGPRPAVLDGLPYDRTVYVTLGTTYNGRPGVLEEMVSALRGESVNVVVTIGRDGDRSRFGEQPEHVRIENFVPQEQVLPSVDAVVCHGGSATVLGALAHGVPLVVLPLAADHFEVAEQISAAETGVVVDSGGGIRDAVRAVLTDPVYRDSARTFAGRVAEMPAPATVLDRLRDGVEPA; translated from the coding sequence ATGCGGCTGATGTTCTCCTCCGGGGCTGGATACAGCCACATCGCACCGATGCTGCCGCTCGCGCTTGCCGCGCGGGACGCCGGTGACGAAGTGGTTTTCGTGACCGGCTCGGAAGCTCTGCGGTACGTGGAAGACGCTGGGCTGCAGGCTGCGTCGGTCGGCGACCCGCGTGATCCCGCCGCTGCCGCGCCGATCTGGCAACGTGCCCGCGACGAGACGGCGCAGATGACGCCGGAGCAGCGCTTCTCCCATCTGATGGCCGAATACATGGTGGGCTTCGGCGCGGCTTCCCGGCTGGACGCGATGGTGGAGTTCGTCCGCGACTGGCAGCCGGACCTCGTCATCTCGAATGCCGCCGAACGCGCCGCCGTGATGGCCGCGTGCCTGGTGGAAATCCCGTACGTGATGCACGCGATCGGCCCGCCGAAGTCTGCGACGACGATGGCGCGCGCCTGGGAAGTCGCGGAAAACCTCGTCCGGGAGCGTGGGCTCGACGGGTTGCCGTCCCGGGAACATGTCCCGTACCTGGACATCTGGCCGGACGGCCTGCCTCCGGAAGACGTGCCGTGGGAGTACCCGGCGCGATGGCCGGTTCGCCCGGCAGGCGTGGTGCCCGTGCCCGGTCCACGTCCGGCCGTGCTCGACGGACTGCCGTACGACCGCACGGTCTACGTCACGCTGGGCACCACCTACAACGGACGGCCCGGTGTGCTCGAGGAAATGGTGTCCGCGTTGCGCGGCGAATCCGTGAACGTCGTGGTGACCATCGGCCGGGACGGTGACCGCAGCCGATTCGGTGAGCAGCCGGAGCACGTGCGGATCGAGAATTTCGTTCCGCAGGAGCAGGTGCTGCCGAGTGTGGACGCGGTGGTCTGTCACGGTGGCTCGGCGACCGTGCTCGGCGCACTCGCGCACGGGGTGCCGCTGGTCGTGCTGCCGCTGGCAGCTGATCATTTCGAGGTGGCAGAACAGATCAGCGCCGCGGAAACTGGTGTCGTGGTCGATTCCGGCGGCGGAATCCGCGACGCGGTTCGTGCGGTGCTCACCGACCCGGTCTACCGCGACTCCGCGCGGACGTTCGCCGGCCGCGTGGCCGAGATGCCGGCCCCGGCGACGGTGCTCGACCGCCTGCGCGACGGCGTAGAACCGGCCTGA
- a CDS encoding glutaredoxin domain-containing protein — MSDVEVEFYWRPGCFFCSALRPQLLESGFSLKELNIWEDPGAAERVREVANGNETVPTVIVGTTALVNPSIEQVHAAVRAESAA; from the coding sequence ATGAGTGACGTCGAGGTCGAGTTCTACTGGCGGCCGGGCTGCTTCTTCTGCAGTGCACTGCGCCCGCAACTGCTGGAGAGCGGCTTCTCCCTGAAGGAACTCAACATCTGGGAGGACCCCGGCGCAGCCGAACGCGTCCGCGAAGTCGCGAACGGCAACGAAACCGTCCCGACCGTGATCGTCGGCACCACCGCGCTGGTCAACCCGAGCATCGAGCAGGTGCACGCCGCCGTCCGCGCGGAATCCGCAGCCTGA